A genomic stretch from Lathyrus oleraceus cultivar Zhongwan6 chromosome 2, CAAS_Psat_ZW6_1.0, whole genome shotgun sequence includes:
- the LOC127117654 gene encoding NEP1-interacting protein 2 isoform X1, which yields MAIIIPSTMEPLSFKVFTLIASSALDKFMKIMETIFLAVFVFVLALGGSIIGTIGGAIKGQTTEIGFVDGACRGAIAGAIAAIEFMPFVSLAQPFSKVALLTSLLNGKVFMEWICPTVAQAYINSLEATYGGVVSDINESMGVKGMSQTCIMKLPFHTFNSSDKIMKLYNDSCCSICFQDLEDGELVRILSKCCHVFHLECIDKWLLQQGSCPICRTYILE from the exons ATGGCTATTATCATTCCTTCAACAATGGAACCTCTTTCTTTCAAGGTTTTCACCCTCATTGCCTCTTCTGCATTGGACAAATTCATGAAAATTATGGAGACAATTTTCTTGGCTGTATTCGTTTTTGTTCTAGCACTAG GAGGTTCGATAATAGGAACAATAGGAGGAGCTATCAAAGGACAAACTACAGAAATTGGTTTTGTTGATGGAGCTTGCAGAGGAGCCATTGCAGGAGCCATTGCAGCCATAGAGTTTATGCCTTTTGTTTCTCTTGCTCAGCCTTTTTCCAAG GTAGCTTTGTTGACAAGTTTGttaaatggaaaagtgttcatGGAATGGATATGTCCAACTGTTGCACAAGCTTAT ATAAATTCATTAGAAGCAACCTATGGAGGAGTGGTTTCAGATATTAATGAGAGCATGGGAGTTAAAGGAATGTCACAAACTTGTATTATGAAACTTCCATTTCATACTTTCAACTCCTCCGACAAAATCATGAAACTATACAATGATTCATGCTGCTCCATTTGCTTCCAGGATTTAGAGGATGGAGAATTGGTGAGAATACTTTCAAAATGTTGTCACGTTTTTCATCTAGAATGCATTGACAAGTGGCTACTACAACAAGGATCGTGTCCCATTTGTAGAACTTACATTCTTgaatag
- the LOC127117654 gene encoding NEP1-interacting protein-like 1 isoform X2, giving the protein MAIIIPSTMEPLSFKVFTLIASSALDKFMKIMETIFLAVFVFVLALGGSIIGTIGGAIKGQTTEIGFVDGACRGAIAGAIAAIEFMPFVSLAQPFSKVALLTSLLNGKVFMEWICPTVAQAYINSLEATYGGVVSDINESMGVKGMSQT; this is encoded by the exons ATGGCTATTATCATTCCTTCAACAATGGAACCTCTTTCTTTCAAGGTTTTCACCCTCATTGCCTCTTCTGCATTGGACAAATTCATGAAAATTATGGAGACAATTTTCTTGGCTGTATTCGTTTTTGTTCTAGCACTAG GAGGTTCGATAATAGGAACAATAGGAGGAGCTATCAAAGGACAAACTACAGAAATTGGTTTTGTTGATGGAGCTTGCAGAGGAGCCATTGCAGGAGCCATTGCAGCCATAGAGTTTATGCCTTTTGTTTCTCTTGCTCAGCCTTTTTCCAAG GTAGCTTTGTTGACAAGTTTGttaaatggaaaagtgttcatGGAATGGATATGTCCAACTGTTGCACAAGCTTAT ATAAATTCATTAGAAGCAACCTATGGAGGAGTGGTTTCAGATATTAATGAGAGCATGGGAGTTAAAGGAATGTCACAAACTT GA